The genomic window GTTCAAGCATTTCAAGATCAAATATGGTCCTTTGTTCCAGACGCTGGGCTTCAAGCAGCAGATTTTCTGCTTTGAGAAACTGCAGGCGCTCCTGTAACTCCTGCCGGATAGCATTCATTGCCTTACTTCGGTTCTCTTCCGGAGTTACATAGTGACTGGCAGGATAAACCGTAAATTTTATCCGTTTTTCAATAATTCTGCCCGTTAACGGATCAAAAATTGACAGGTGATCTAATTCGTTGCCAAAAAACTCCAGCCGTAATGCCGTTTCCTCCATGTTAGCCGGAAAAATATCAATCACTTCACCCCGAACCCGGAAAGTGCCCCGGTGAAAATCAATATCATTACGCTGATATTGGATATCGATCAATTTACGTAGAATTTCTTCGCGCTGTATTTCCCGACCCACTTCGAGATATAAAAGCATGCCCTGGTAAGCTTCCGGAGAGCCCAACCCGTATATGCATGAGACGCTGGCAACAATGATGACATCTTCCCGCTCCAGCAGGGCCACGGTGGCGGCATGACGCAACTTATCAATCTGTTCATTGATGGAAGAATCTTTTTCAATATAGGTATCAGTGGTAGGAATGTAGGCTTCAGGTTGATAATAATCATAGTAACTGACGAAATATTCCACCTTGTTTTCCGGAAATAAATCCTTAAACTCCTGATAAAGCTGGGCAGCCAGGGTTTTGTTGGGCGCCATAACCAGGGTTGTTCT from Pseudomonadota bacterium includes these protein-coding regions:
- a CDS encoding DEAD/DEAH box helicase family protein codes for the protein MPHQYTIHSTFQPQGDQPKAIDCLADGLARGVREQVLLGVTGSGKTFTLAQVIARTGRTTLVMAPNKTLAAQLYQEFKDLFPENKVEYFVSYYDYYQPEAYIPTTDTYIEKDSSINEQIDKLRHAATVALLEREDVIIVASVSCIYGLGSPEAYQGMLLYLEVGREIQREEILRKLIDIQYQRNDIDFHRGTFRVRGEVIDIFPANMEETALRLEFFGNELDHLSIFDPLTGRIIEKRIKFTVYPASHYVTPEENRSKAMNAIRQELQERLQFLKAENLLLEAQRLEQRTIFDLEMLEQMGHCQGIENYSRHLTGRQPGDPPPTLMDYLPQNHLLIIDESHVTIPQIRGMYRGDRSRKETLVNYGFR